A single region of the Candidatus Manganitrophaceae bacterium genome encodes:
- a CDS encoding hybrid sensor histidine kinase/response regulator, producing MATILVVDDVETNRYVLEKILKADGFRVITAADGAGALAGALQKPDLILLDINMPDIDGFSVCDRLKKDPRTEVIPILMTSATYYDLESRVRGLETGAIDYLAQPINKAELLARVHSNLRSKYYYDRAQRETRRFQLLAEIGNLFFTSLTNGRFSPGIPEKIMAMFDGVGAGVFYRDRAEGAFRWLLTGGLFTGIEAVPNAGTEPPSGLLARALSKRRMIVASRAEVDRDPFLEAALRGLTFDGLALSPLVYQEYSKGILLIALPKNDLSPEEEQPLEVLSSRLTSALLNQEAYLYLQRMNETLSRSNLKLREEAMRSKTALSYASHDLKTPLNAILGFTSLLLDRAMDSKKAEEALKRILANAKELLRILDRGLNEFRYTMSGAVEVDVSALVLEQIQNELAPLLFGKEIDIKSRVEPDVRLPVSEPDMIKHILSNLFSNAAKFTVLGSIEIGVRKVKERNREGVQITVFDTGIGIAPERLNQIFDPFNHTSGYDGSGLGLTIIHGIVQAMGGKIKVKSKPGVGSRFTVWLPAEPPLPSPEPAR from the coding sequence ATGGCAACGATCTTGGTGGTCGATGATGTTGAAACCAACCGGTATGTCTTAGAAAAAATTCTCAAGGCCGACGGTTTTCGCGTGATCACGGCGGCGGACGGCGCCGGTGCGCTGGCCGGCGCCCTGCAGAAGCCCGACCTGATTCTCCTCGATATCAATATGCCCGACATCGACGGCTTCTCGGTCTGCGACCGGCTCAAGAAAGATCCGAGAACGGAAGTCATCCCGATTCTGATGACCTCCGCCACCTATTATGACCTCGAGAGCCGCGTCCGCGGCCTGGAAACCGGAGCGATCGACTACCTTGCCCAGCCAATCAACAAGGCGGAATTGCTCGCCCGCGTCCACAGCAATCTCCGCTCCAAATACTACTATGACCGCGCGCAGCGCGAGACCCGGCGCTTTCAGCTGCTGGCGGAGATCGGGAATCTTTTCTTTACCTCCCTGACGAACGGCCGGTTTTCGCCGGGGATCCCGGAGAAGATCATGGCGATGTTCGACGGAGTCGGCGCCGGCGTCTTTTACCGCGACCGCGCCGAAGGCGCATTCCGTTGGCTCTTGACCGGCGGACTCTTTACCGGAATCGAGGCGGTCCCGAATGCCGGAACCGAACCCCCTTCCGGTCTGCTCGCCCGCGCCTTGAGTAAACGACGGATGATCGTTGCCTCCCGGGCGGAGGTCGACAGGGACCCCTTTTTGGAAGCGGCGTTGCGGGGTCTCACCTTCGACGGGCTGGCCCTCTCCCCCCTTGTCTACCAAGAGTACAGCAAAGGGATTTTATTGATCGCCCTCCCGAAAAATGATCTCTCCCCGGAGGAGGAGCAGCCGCTCGAGGTCCTCTCCTCCCGCCTCACCTCGGCGCTCTTAAATCAGGAAGCCTATCTTTATCTGCAACGGATGAACGAGACCCTCTCCCGTTCCAACCTGAAACTGCGCGAAGAGGCGATGCGGAGCAAAACCGCTCTCTCCTATGCGTCGCATGACCTCAAAACACCCTTGAACGCCATCCTCGGATTTACCTCCCTCCTTCTCGATCGGGCGATGGATTCGAAAAAAGCAGAGGAGGCGCTGAAGCGGATTCTCGCCAACGCGAAAGAGCTCCTTCGAATCCTCGACCGGGGGCTCAATGAATTTCGCTATACAATGAGCGGCGCGGTGGAGGTCGACGTCAGCGCGCTCGTTCTGGAGCAGATCCAAAACGAACTGGCTCCCCTTCTCTTCGGAAAGGAAATCGACATAAAGAGCCGGGTGGAACCCGATGTCCGCCTCCCCGTCTCCGAACCCGACATGATTAAACATATCCTCTCCAACCTCTTCTCCAATGCAGCCAAATTCACCGTTTTGGGATCGATCGAAATCGGCGTTCGAAAGGTCAAGGAGCGCAACCGGGAGGGGGTTCAGATCACCGTCTTCGATACCGGTATCGGGATTGCGCCGGAGCGGCTCAACCAGATTTTCGATCCATTCAATCATACCTCCGGCTATGACGGGAGCGGGTTGGGATTGACGATCATCCATGGCATCGTCCAAGCGATGGGAGGGAAGATTAAGGTGAAGAGCAAACCCGGCGTCGGCAGCCGGTTCACCGTTTGGCTGCCGGCAGAGCCCCCCCTTCCCTCTCCCGAACCGGCGCGGTGA
- a CDS encoding response regulator, with translation MPKRILIVEDTPANFYVLQRVFLKEGFEVIQAGNGREAIGKAESDAPDVILMDMRLPDMSGYEAIPEIRRNNSAVPIIAVTADALPGDKESCLSLGCAAYFSKPIQYREIVEKVLQILSDPDQHKGPAALAG, from the coding sequence ATGCCGAAACGGATCTTGATCGTCGAGGACACGCCGGCCAATTTCTACGTTCTCCAGCGGGTCTTTCTCAAAGAGGGATTCGAAGTCATCCAGGCCGGCAACGGAAGAGAGGCGATCGGGAAAGCGGAGAGCGACGCCCCCGATGTCATCTTGATGGACATGCGCCTTCCCGACATGAGCGGCTACGAGGCGATTCCGGAGATCCGGCGGAACAATTCCGCCGTGCCGATTATCGCGGTGACCGCCGACGCCCTGCCGGGAGACAAAGAGTCCTGCCTGAGCCTTGGCTGCGCCGCCTACTTTTCCAAGCCGATCCAATATCGCGAGATCGTCGAGAAGGTCTTACAGATCCTCTCCGATCCCGATCAACATAAGGGACCGGCCGCACTTGCCGGGTGA
- a CDS encoding ATP-binding protein codes for MMNLTMEKKVLSVAIGRQTQLLTIRNKIRTVLDYFDIPRREQNRLIIALSELMRNTILYAKSGELTLSAAQEGSEWSITFVLSDKGPGISRLNEILQGAYRFSPGRGLGILSAKRLLDELEISTALGEGTEARGSIRIGRLDVQRLDDSRLARLYQMLTLQPDVEDLVTSLREKEQLIDQLNKELSVTNEGIIALYREIDEKNTELSRANQMKSTFLANMSHELRTPLNSILALSQILLDRIDGELAAEQEKQVGMIQNSGEQLLHLINDILDLSRIEAGKVRIEKAWIDLVKVIQEAVKSVEPLAQKKGLTLRFDPPASFPSVFADEARVRQIALNLLSNAVKFTLSGRVGVTLSLGKNGEGKEEFFISVKDSGIGIEPKNLGYIFEPFHQIDSSAARKFGGTGLGLSICKQLVELMGGRIWANSAVGKGSTFTFTLPQSDAPAGFKVQE; via the coding sequence ATGATGAATCTCACGATGGAGAAGAAGGTTCTCTCCGTAGCGATCGGAAGACAGACCCAGCTCCTCACCATCCGGAACAAGATCCGGACGGTGCTCGATTATTTCGATATCCCGCGCCGGGAACAGAACCGGCTGATCATCGCCCTCTCCGAGTTGATGCGGAACACCATCCTCTATGCGAAATCGGGCGAGCTGACCCTGTCGGCCGCGCAAGAGGGATCGGAGTGGTCGATCACCTTCGTCCTCTCCGACAAGGGACCCGGCATTTCCCGTCTCAACGAAATCCTGCAGGGGGCCTATCGCTTTTCGCCCGGACGCGGTCTGGGAATCCTCTCCGCCAAACGCCTTCTCGATGAATTGGAGATCAGCACCGCCCTGGGCGAAGGGACCGAGGCGCGCGGTTCGATTCGGATCGGCCGCCTCGATGTGCAACGACTCGACGACAGCCGTCTCGCCCGCCTCTACCAGATGCTCACGCTTCAGCCCGACGTCGAAGACCTCGTCACCTCCCTTCGGGAAAAAGAGCAGTTGATCGACCAGTTGAACAAAGAGCTGAGCGTCACCAATGAGGGGATCATCGCCCTTTATCGGGAAATCGATGAGAAGAACACCGAGCTCTCCCGCGCCAATCAGATGAAGTCGACCTTTCTCGCAAACATGTCCCACGAGCTGAGAACCCCGCTGAATTCGATTTTGGCGCTGAGCCAGATTCTCCTTGATCGGATCGACGGCGAGCTGGCCGCCGAGCAGGAAAAGCAGGTCGGGATGATCCAGAACTCCGGCGAGCAGCTCCTGCATCTGATCAACGACATCCTCGACCTCTCCCGAATCGAGGCGGGGAAGGTTCGGATCGAGAAAGCCTGGATCGATCTAGTGAAGGTGATTCAAGAGGCGGTGAAGAGTGTCGAGCCGCTCGCTCAGAAAAAGGGGCTGACCCTCCGGTTCGACCCGCCGGCCTCCTTCCCTTCCGTCTTTGCCGACGAAGCGCGCGTTCGCCAGATCGCACTCAACCTCCTGAGCAATGCGGTCAAATTCACCCTCTCCGGACGGGTGGGGGTCACCCTTTCCCTCGGAAAAAATGGAGAGGGAAAAGAGGAATTTTTTATTTCTGTAAAAGACAGCGGAATCGGAATCGAGCCGAAGAACCTCGGCTACATTTTCGAGCCGTTCCATCAGATCGACAGCAGCGCGGCCCGTAAGTTTGGCGGGACCGGTCTGGGGCTGTCTATCTGCAAACAGTTGGTCGAACTGATGGGAGGGAGAATCTGGGCCAACAGCGCCGTCGGCAAAGGGTCGACCTTTACCTTTACCCTTCCCCAGTCGGACGCGCCGGCCGGCTTTAAAGTGCAGGAGTAG
- a CDS encoding SpoIIE family protein phosphatase, translated as MALKVTELSSIVPEGEAWAGEIRRRMTGIAKSIGLSEEKCSNVGLVATEMATNLAQHRAASPMIRYGITLSEQGEKGLLILSEDRGPGIADLDRALQDHFSTSGTLGGGLGAIRRLSDDFAIYSEPVRPGVAFPGTVVISRTWSRLPTSEPFDCEALTRPKPGETDNGDGVSYAPGDGRLQVAVIDGLGHGLGASKAAKAAREKLKGSGTLPLADLLDQLHIELQKTQGAVIGLLRLDLREGRATYAGIGNIDCRIYGRQPARPISVNGSLGVVPPRCREESFSFGKGDLFILASDGLSTKWEPSHYLKRTDPSPLLLGALLLRDQLRANDDATVVIGRIGS; from the coding sequence ATGGCGTTAAAGGTGACGGAGCTCTCCTCGATTGTCCCCGAAGGAGAAGCATGGGCCGGTGAGATCCGCCGCCGAATGACAGGCATCGCGAAATCGATCGGCCTCTCCGAGGAGAAATGTTCGAATGTCGGCCTGGTCGCCACGGAGATGGCGACCAACCTGGCGCAGCACCGCGCCGCCTCCCCGATGATCCGTTATGGGATCACCCTCTCCGAGCAGGGGGAGAAGGGATTGCTGATCCTCTCGGAAGACCGCGGCCCCGGCATCGCCGATCTGGACCGGGCGCTTCAAGATCATTTTTCGACCTCCGGCACCTTGGGGGGAGGGCTCGGGGCGATCCGCCGGCTCTCCGACGACTTCGCCATCTATTCCGAGCCGGTCCGTCCGGGGGTCGCCTTTCCCGGGACGGTGGTGATCTCGCGCACCTGGAGCCGGCTCCCCACTTCCGAGCCGTTCGACTGCGAGGCGCTGACCCGGCCGAAACCGGGTGAGACCGACAACGGCGACGGCGTCTCCTACGCGCCGGGCGACGGCCGGCTGCAGGTGGCAGTCATCGACGGCCTGGGACATGGATTGGGGGCGAGCAAGGCGGCCAAGGCGGCCCGGGAAAAACTGAAAGGAAGCGGCACGCTCCCCTTGGCCGACCTCCTCGACCAGCTCCACATCGAGCTTCAAAAAACGCAGGGGGCGGTGATCGGCCTCCTCCGGCTTGATTTAAGGGAGGGACGGGCGACCTATGCCGGGATCGGCAACATCGACTGCCGGATCTACGGCCGTCAGCCCGCAAGACCGATTTCGGTCAACGGCTCGCTCGGGGTCGTTCCGCCCCGGTGTCGGGAGGAATCGTTTTCTTTCGGGAAGGGAGACCTCTTCATCCTTGCAAGCGACGGCCTCTCCACCAAGTGGGAGCCGAGCCATTATCTGAAAAGGACAGACCCCTCTCCCCTACTGCTCGGGGCGCTCCTGCTGCGGGACCAGCTGCGGGCGAACGACGACGCCACGGTCGTCATCGGACGGATCGGATCATGA